One genomic segment of Helicobacter enhydrae includes these proteins:
- the ftsA gene encoding cell division protein FtsA encodes MRQIVMAIDLGSINATCAIAEVVDGVPKILGYGQCQSRGIKKGAISNIEQAARSVQEAVDCARRMSGTTANKAIVSISGVYTKSRNGSGIVTIPNGEIGTAEIKRVVVGALHNVQIPIDYDVIHVLPYQFVVDEQEQVDDPNGMSGGRLKAMVHIVTAQKTHLENLKRVMKTAGIEIENIVLSSYASALATLSDDERELGVACVDIGGSTCDVMIYSGNSMCHNEVIKVGSHHITSDISMAFNTPLSAAEKIKIEHSDLANYQEQSNSKRLEIPLVGGSNKTQQIAYGDLAKVACYRLLEIFGIVYDTLKKNELRGQINAGLVLTGGMMKLKGIDKLVEAFSKELPTRIALPREIEGMPQDFCDYMNATLVGLILYSSGNFTKYELDSHKRLRVQKSRFIEDDRFDKVDMMALNAEQQELTPSQIFEDEKRTQMSPDQQPKENKLESFWEAFKKYF; translated from the coding sequence TTGAGACAAATTGTGATGGCTATTGATCTTGGATCGATTAATGCAACTTGTGCGATTGCTGAAGTTGTAGATGGTGTGCCAAAGATTTTGGGCTATGGGCAATGTCAATCTAGAGGGATTAAAAAAGGGGCAATTAGCAATATTGAGCAGGCTGCACGATCTGTGCAGGAGGCTGTAGATTGTGCTAGGAGGATGTCAGGAACGACGGCTAATAAAGCGATTGTTTCAATCTCTGGGGTATATACCAAGAGTCGCAATGGATCTGGGATCGTGACTATTCCTAATGGCGAAATAGGAACCGCAGAAATCAAAAGGGTCGTTGTCGGAGCTTTGCACAATGTGCAAATACCTATAGACTATGATGTGATTCATGTGCTTCCCTATCAGTTTGTTGTCGATGAGCAAGAGCAAGTTGATGATCCCAATGGGATGAGTGGTGGCAGATTGAAAGCAATGGTGCATATCGTGACTGCTCAAAAAACACATCTTGAGAATCTCAAACGCGTAATGAAAACTGCAGGGATTGAGATTGAAAATATCGTGCTTTCTTCTTATGCTTCAGCACTTGCGACATTGTCAGATGATGAGAGGGAGCTAGGCGTTGCTTGTGTGGATATTGGAGGAAGCACTTGCGATGTGATGATTTATAGTGGCAATTCAATGTGTCATAATGAAGTGATTAAGGTGGGCTCACACCATATTACTAGTGATATTTCTATGGCTTTTAACACCCCCTTGAGTGCTGCAGAAAAGATCAAGATAGAGCATAGTGATTTGGCAAATTATCAAGAACAAAGCAATTCAAAGAGACTTGAGATCCCGTTGGTTGGGGGATCGAACAAAACGCAACAGATTGCCTATGGGGATCTTGCCAAAGTCGCTTGTTATCGTTTGCTTGAGATTTTTGGGATTGTTTATGATACGCTCAAAAAAAATGAGCTACGAGGACAAATCAATGCTGGATTGGTTTTGACTGGGGGGATGATGAAACTTAAGGGGATTGATAAATTGGTCGAGGCTTTTTCAAAAGAACTTCCTACGCGTATTGCTTTGCCTAGAGAGATAGAGGGAATGCCTCAAGATTTTTGTGATTATATGAATGCAACTCTTGTTGGTTTGATTTTGTATAGTTCAGGGAATTTTACAAAATATGAGCTAGATAGCCACAAGCGTTTGAGAGTACAAAAAAGCCGTTTTATCGAGGATGATAGGTTTGATAAAGTCGATATGATGGCGTTGAACGCAGAACAGCAGGAGCTCACACCAAGTCAAATTTTTGAAGACGAAAAAAGAACGCAAATGTCTCCTGATCAACAACCCAAAGAAAACAAATTGGAGAGCTTCTGGGAAGCATTCAAAAAATATTTCTAA
- the ftsZ gene encoding cell division protein FtsZ, which produces MEKQIVVEEIQPSFGAKIAVIGVGGGGSNAVGTLVNSEIGLHQCVKVIVANTDKQHLEGSPAHHKIRLGEEITRGLGAGMRPEIGQAAAEESREEIRKMLEGSDIVFIATGLGGGTGTGASPVIAKIAKELNALTVSVVTKPFRSEGQKKARLAEDGLKLLRVESDSIVVVPNDRLRSVIQERRAGIKESFKIVDDVLVRAVAGITSVMLDYGSNDMNVDFSDVKTVMEHRGLALMGIGEAEGPDAAAEAVKKALSSPLLGDVSIHGAMGILVNFEISQEYPYSEIEDAQMMVAEYAHPDADIKFGTITRDIGDEKVKVTIIATGFEKEVIKGEEDPKIYEEKQTQQVHSSISEAINVDQFKRDEDADLDIPTYLRRAESK; this is translated from the coding sequence ATGGAAAAACAAATTGTTGTCGAAGAAATCCAACCTAGTTTTGGTGCCAAGATTGCAGTGATTGGCGTCGGTGGTGGAGGTTCCAATGCGGTTGGAACGCTTGTTAATAGCGAAATTGGTTTGCACCAATGTGTGAAAGTCATCGTTGCAAACACAGATAAACAGCATTTGGAAGGTTCTCCTGCACACCACAAGATCCGTCTAGGTGAGGAGATTACGCGAGGTTTGGGGGCAGGTATGCGACCAGAAATCGGTCAAGCTGCGGCAGAGGAAAGCCGAGAAGAGATACGCAAAATGCTTGAGGGTTCAGATATTGTGTTTATTGCTACAGGTCTTGGCGGTGGGACAGGAACAGGTGCATCTCCTGTGATTGCAAAAATTGCCAAAGAACTCAACGCATTGACTGTATCTGTGGTGACCAAACCATTCCGTAGTGAGGGGCAGAAAAAGGCTAGATTGGCAGAAGATGGGCTCAAGCTTTTGAGAGTTGAGAGTGATTCGATAGTCGTTGTCCCAAACGATCGTTTGCGTTCGGTGATCCAAGAGAGGCGTGCGGGTATCAAAGAGAGCTTCAAGATTGTAGATGATGTGCTAGTGCGTGCGGTCGCAGGGATCACGAGTGTGATGCTTGATTATGGTAGCAATGATATGAATGTGGATTTTTCTGATGTGAAAACGGTGATGGAACATCGTGGATTGGCTTTGATGGGGATTGGCGAAGCTGAAGGTCCAGATGCAGCTGCTGAAGCTGTCAAAAAAGCTCTTTCTTCTCCATTGCTTGGGGATGTTTCAATCCATGGAGCGATGGGAATCTTGGTGAATTTTGAGATCAGTCAAGAATATCCTTATTCAGAGATTGAGGATGCTCAAATGATGGTTGCAGAGTATGCACACCCTGATGCAGATATCAAATTTGGAACAATCACAAGAGATATTGGTGATGAAAAAGTCAAGGTGACTATTATTGCCACTGGATTTGAAAAAGAAGTGATCAAAGGCGAAGAAGATCCCAAAATCTATGAAGAAAAGCAAACACAGCAGGTGCATTCTTCGATTTCAGAAGCGATCAATGTCGATCAATTCAAACGAGATGAAGATGCCGATCTTGATATTCCTACTTATCTAAGAAGGGCAGAATCAAAATAA
- a CDS encoding CCA tRNA nucleotidyltransferase: MIDLPVFIVEILDKLQAHGFTSYIVGGSIRDLLLGKTPKDWDLCTPASPTQIKAIFPHHFTLGERYGTIGVKSQDTIVQITTFRIETKYHDYRHPQVHFTHSLQEDLKRRDFTINAIAFNPQEGIIDPYGGVQDLNAKILRCVGNPQERFQEDALRILRLMRFQSTLNFQADPPTLQQALQASHLLSKIAKERIREELLQSLMGDYFVNTFCAYKPIYQQVLPQLKKAKKCHFKNPALLLAFLLEQETDVQALVQLKFDKKTIQRTQTLLRYKHLEIQDDPKKLKMLLKDIGYDCVLALFELQKALGKNIKKQYQRLQSIMIHNECFMLKDLQVNGNDLRMIQAPTKEIGNILETLLDEVIEEKIPNQKDMLLSRAQELF; this comes from the coding sequence ATGATTGATTTGCCTGTTTTTATCGTAGAAATCCTTGACAAACTTCAAGCACACGGCTTCACATCATATATTGTAGGTGGGAGCATTAGAGATTTGCTTCTTGGCAAAACACCCAAAGATTGGGACCTTTGCACCCCCGCCTCCCCCACGCAGATCAAAGCGATTTTCCCACATCATTTCACTCTTGGAGAGCGGTATGGGACAATAGGCGTGAAATCTCAAGATACAATCGTGCAAATCACGACCTTTAGAATCGAAACCAAATACCACGACTACCGCCATCCACAAGTGCATTTCACCCACTCCCTTCAAGAAGACCTCAAGCGTCGCGATTTTACAATCAATGCCATTGCTTTCAATCCTCAAGAGGGGATCATTGACCCCTATGGAGGTGTGCAAGATTTGAATGCCAAAATCTTAAGATGTGTGGGCAATCCTCAAGAGAGATTCCAAGAAGATGCTTTACGCATTCTAAGGCTTATGCGTTTCCAATCCACCCTCAACTTCCAAGCCGATCCACCCACACTACAACAGGCACTTCAAGCATCCCACCTACTCTCCAAAATCGCAAAAGAACGCATTAGAGAAGAGTTACTACAAAGTCTCATGGGTGATTATTTTGTCAATACATTCTGTGCCTACAAACCAATCTATCAGCAAGTGTTGCCACAACTCAAAAAAGCAAAAAAATGCCACTTCAAAAACCCCGCACTTCTGTTGGCTTTTTTGCTAGAGCAAGAAACAGATGTCCAAGCCCTTGTGCAATTAAAATTTGACAAAAAAACAATCCAACGCACACAAACGCTCCTACGCTACAAACATCTAGAGATTCAAGATGACCCCAAAAAGCTCAAAATGCTACTCAAAGACATTGGTTATGACTGCGTGCTAGCACTATTTGAACTTCAAAAGGCATTGGGGAAAAATATCAAAAAACAATATCAAAGACTACAAAGCATTATGATTCATAATGAATGCTTTATGCTCAAAGATTTACAAGTCAATGGGAATGATTTGCGGATGATTCAAGCACCCACCAAAGAAATAGGCAACATATTGGAAACATTGCTTGATGAAGTCATAGAGGAGAAGATCCCCAATCAAAAGGATATGCTACTCTCTAGAGCCCAAGAATTATTTTGA
- the purB gene encoding adenylosuccinate lyase yields MVTRYARKEMEEKWSVQAKYNAWLEVEKAVVKGWCKLGLIPKQDCDKIIANARFDVQEIEEIEKITKHDLIAFTTSVAHSLGEESRWIHYGITSSDCIDTANALQIKDSLLLIIQDIQKLQVTIKQRALEHKSTLMVGRSHGIHGEPITFGLVLGIWYDEIKHHLYALQNTLQLISVGQISGAMGNMAHSPIELEEIVCQELGLTPAPISNQIIQRDRYARLISDLALLASSCEKIAVAIRHFQRTEVYEAEEHFTLGQKGSSAMPHKRNPILSENITGLCRMIRSYAIPAMENVALWHERDISHSSVERFILPDSFITTDFMLTRLDSLLANLIIYPQNMLKNLNMTGGLVFSQRLLLELPKKGLSREQSYEIIQRNAMKVWESLQEGKMAQNEKGESLFLQFLLQDTQLQNFLTPQAIRECFEYEYFLKNIDNIFARVFND; encoded by the coding sequence ATGGTCACACGCTATGCACGCAAAGAGATGGAAGAAAAATGGAGCGTTCAAGCAAAATACAATGCTTGGCTAGAAGTAGAAAAAGCAGTTGTCAAAGGATGGTGCAAACTTGGGCTAATCCCCAAGCAAGATTGTGACAAAATCATCGCCAATGCCCGTTTTGATGTGCAAGAAATCGAAGAGATCGAAAAAATCACCAAACACGATCTGATCGCTTTCACAACCTCTGTGGCTCATTCTCTTGGTGAAGAATCTAGATGGATACACTATGGCATCACTAGCAGTGATTGTATTGACACAGCCAACGCACTCCAAATCAAAGATTCACTCCTACTGATTATCCAAGATATACAAAAGCTACAAGTGACAATCAAACAACGCGCACTAGAACACAAATCCACCTTGATGGTAGGGAGAAGTCACGGAATCCACGGAGAGCCTATCACTTTTGGATTGGTTTTGGGCATTTGGTATGATGAAATCAAACACCATTTATACGCTTTGCAAAACACGCTTCAGCTCATTAGTGTCGGGCAAATCAGTGGGGCGATGGGCAATATGGCACACTCTCCCATCGAGCTTGAGGAAATCGTCTGTCAAGAATTGGGATTGACACCTGCCCCCATCAGCAATCAAATCATCCAAAGAGATCGTTATGCACGACTTATAAGTGATTTAGCCCTTTTGGCAAGTAGTTGTGAAAAAATCGCTGTTGCCATTAGGCATTTTCAACGCACCGAGGTTTATGAGGCAGAAGAGCATTTCACTCTAGGGCAAAAAGGTAGCTCAGCAATGCCCCACAAAAGAAACCCTATTTTGAGTGAAAATATCACAGGGCTATGTCGTATGATCAGATCTTATGCTATTCCCGCTATGGAGAATGTAGCCCTTTGGCACGAAAGAGACATCAGCCATAGCTCTGTAGAGAGATTTATTTTGCCAGATAGTTTCATCACGACAGATTTTATGCTCACACGCCTTGATTCTTTGCTCGCAAACCTCATCATTTATCCTCAAAATATGCTCAAAAACCTCAATATGACGGGAGGACTTGTGTTTTCACAACGCCTCTTACTCGAACTTCCCAAAAAAGGGCTTTCACGCGAACAAAGCTATGAAATCATCCAACGCAATGCGATGAAGGTTTGGGAATCATTACAAGAGGGCAAAATGGCTCAAAATGAGAAGGGTGAAAGCTTGTTTTTGCAATTCTTGCTTCAAGATACACAATTGCAAAATTTTCTCACCCCACAAGCAATACGCGAGTGTTTTGAATATGAATATTTTCTGAAAAATATTGACAATATTTTCGCACGAGTTTTCAATGATTGA
- the fliR gene encoding flagellar biosynthetic protein FliR, with the protein MQLIEFLTQNNIAGFLLLLLRFSGLFAFFPFFDNQLIPASVRGALIFFCTILFFPLVPNMHYEITMVEFMIAGAMEILFGFCVGIVLQFVFASLTFGGDLMSFGMGLTMASAYDPVSGMQKPIVAQAIALLAMVIALSLDFHHSIFLLIAKSFQTLPLGTFALSDQIVEYCIKAFGSMMIIGFAMAFPVMGVLLLSDVIFGMIMKTNPQFNLLAIGFPIKIAIGLFVIMLVVPSIIWHFQDALVKALEFLKEIFWSV; encoded by the coding sequence TTGCAGTTAATCGAGTTTCTGACACAAAACAACATCGCAGGTTTTTTGCTATTGCTCTTGCGTTTTAGTGGTTTGTTTGCTTTTTTCCCATTTTTTGATAATCAACTGATACCTGCAAGTGTGCGTGGGGCTTTGATTTTTTTCTGCACGATTTTGTTTTTCCCCCTTGTGCCAAATATGCATTATGAAATCACAATGGTTGAGTTTATGATTGCAGGGGCGATGGAGATCTTGTTTGGTTTTTGTGTGGGGATTGTTTTGCAGTTTGTGTTTGCAAGTTTGACATTTGGCGGGGATTTGATGAGCTTTGGTATGGGATTGACAATGGCAAGTGCCTATGATCCTGTGAGTGGAATGCAAAAGCCAATCGTGGCACAAGCGATTGCTTTGTTGGCAATGGTGATTGCATTGAGTTTGGATTTTCATCATAGTATTTTTTTGTTGATTGCAAAAAGCTTCCAGACTTTGCCACTTGGGACTTTTGCATTATCTGATCAGATCGTAGAGTATTGTATCAAAGCGTTTGGAAGTATGATGATTATTGGTTTTGCAATGGCATTTCCTGTGATGGGTGTTTTGCTTCTAAGCGATGTGATTTTTGGAATGATTATGAAAACCAATCCACAATTCAACCTTTTGGCGATTGGTTTTCCTATCAAAATCGCTATCGGACTTTTTGTGATTATGCTTGTTGTGCCTTCGATTATTTGGCATTTTCAAGATGCGTTGGTGAAGGCATTGGAGTTTTTAAAAGAGATTTTTTGGAGCGTTTAG
- a CDS encoding phospholipase D-like domain-containing protein, giving the protein MQKLFLTLCLISGLLIGEEILYFMPYEQQKALNHIIALINGAKSNINISIYSFTNKEIAKALKNAGKRGVSVNIIYDKESNTKNPHSTIGYLSKYQNINTCLLSGLQDHGKKFKGLMHQKMAIIDHLVLILGSANWSKNAFQNNYETLFMTSNQAIIQKALNTFSKMFQQCQPY; this is encoded by the coding sequence ATGCAAAAACTATTCCTTACACTATGCCTCATTTCTGGTTTGCTTATTGGCGAAGAGATTTTATACTTTATGCCCTATGAGCAACAAAAGGCATTAAACCATATCATCGCCCTTATCAATGGTGCCAAAAGCAATATCAATATCTCCATCTATAGTTTCACCAACAAAGAAATTGCAAAAGCACTCAAAAACGCGGGAAAACGCGGAGTTAGCGTGAATATCATCTATGACAAAGAGAGCAATACAAAAAACCCACATTCCACGATTGGCTATCTATCCAAATATCAAAACATCAACACTTGCTTACTCTCAGGGCTTCAAGATCACGGCAAAAAATTCAAAGGCTTGATGCACCAAAAAATGGCAATCATCGATCACTTGGTTTTGATTCTTGGATCAGCCAACTGGAGCAAAAATGCCTTCCAAAACAACTATGAGACACTTTTTATGACCTCAAATCAAGCAATTATCCAAAAAGCACTCAATACTTTTAGCAAGATGTTCCAACAATGCCAACCCTACTAA
- the gmk gene encoding guanylate kinase, producing the protein MSLVLILSGPSGSGKSTLCQEIMRAIPNVFFSISSTTRKPREGEKDGREYYFLSQEEFLSDIQEGNFLEWAQVHTNYYGTSLKPVKEALRQGKIVVFDVDVQGHYNIKKFFGDCAKSVFITTPTKQVLAQRLKNRKTDGDEIIELRLMHAYNEMQHIDEFDFLIINDDIDEAKRSILSIVGSMGCMQTSQRRQKILAEWND; encoded by the coding sequence ATGAGCCTAGTTCTTATTTTGTCTGGACCAAGCGGGAGTGGCAAAAGCACCTTATGTCAAGAGATTATGCGTGCCATCCCCAATGTTTTCTTTTCTATTTCTTCCACAACAAGGAAGCCTCGCGAGGGCGAAAAAGATGGACGCGAATATTATTTTTTGAGTCAAGAGGAGTTTTTGAGCGATATTCAAGAGGGCAATTTTTTGGAGTGGGCACAAGTGCATACCAATTATTATGGCACTTCACTCAAACCTGTCAAAGAGGCTTTGAGGCAAGGCAAGATCGTTGTTTTTGATGTCGATGTTCAGGGGCATTATAATATCAAAAAGTTTTTTGGGGATTGTGCGAAGTCTGTTTTTATCACCACTCCCACCAAGCAGGTTTTGGCTCAAAGGCTCAAAAATCGCAAAACCGATGGCGATGAGATCATTGAGTTGCGTTTGATGCACGCTTATAATGAAATGCAACATATCGATGAGTTTGACTTTTTGATCATTAATGATGACATCGACGAGGCAAAAAGATCTATTTTGTCTATTGTTGGAAGTATGGGCTGTATGCAAACCTCGCAGAGAAGACAAAAGATTCTAGCAGAATGGAATGATTGA
- a CDS encoding twin-arginine translocase TatA/TatE family subunit, with translation MAPSAWQIIVVLLIVVLLFGGKKIPELAKGMGSGIKNFKKAMKEDEEETAKAEVENQTPKETEAVKKTEDKNA, from the coding sequence ATGGCACCAAGTGCGTGGCAGATTATTGTAGTTTTGTTGATTGTGGTTTTGCTTTTTGGTGGCAAAAAAATTCCAGAACTTGCCAAAGGAATGGGAAGCGGAATCAAGAATTTCAAAAAAGCAATGAAAGAAGATGAGGAAGAGACGGCTAAAGCAGAGGTAGAAAATCAAACACCCAAAGAAACAGAAGCTGTGAAAAAAACAGAGGACAAAAACGCTTAA
- the argS gene encoding arginine--tRNA ligase → MLYQKVKTELDRLLQCDVVLERPKNRGFGHFATPIAFVLAKQERKNPKILSEEIASQLRASAIFSKVETLNGYINLTLSKEALTQVLDEIVERGFRAKDLRGERILLEYVSANPTGPLHIGHARGAVYGDCLGRLGKFLGYEIVSEYYVNDAGAQISMLGNSILLAGQEEILKIPVEYPEQYYKGEYIVEVAHKAFKQFGEEVFRQGDVAKLAEFGKDLMLQEIKQNLASVDISFDSFVSEKHLYARWESVLEELIKNQGIYEDDGKLWLQSTKHDDEKDRVVVRENGEPTYLAGDIIYHQDKFLRDFAHYINIWGADHHGYIARVKSAIEFLGFDSSKLEILLSQMVKLLQNGEPYKMSKRAGNFILMQDVVDEIGSDALRFVFLCKKMDTSLEFDIDDFKKQDSSNPIFYIHYANARIYSLLEKSTQTLEEITKTEVSELDLELEELVFVASQIPSVIANAFDERSMVKICDYLKNLSSIFHAFYNAHRVIGQQNEASILKVLLCVSCAIEKGLEVLGIKAKRAM, encoded by the coding sequence ATGCTTTATCAAAAAGTCAAAACAGAACTTGATCGTCTATTGCAATGTGATGTTGTGTTGGAACGCCCAAAGAATCGGGGTTTTGGGCATTTTGCTACGCCCATTGCTTTTGTGCTTGCCAAACAAGAACGCAAGAATCCAAAAATCCTAAGCGAAGAGATCGCCTCACAGCTTAGAGCCTCAGCCATCTTTTCCAAAGTTGAAACACTCAATGGTTATATCAATCTCACACTCTCAAAAGAAGCTCTCACGCAAGTATTGGATGAAATTGTAGAGCGTGGCTTCAGGGCGAAGGATTTGCGTGGAGAGAGGATTTTGCTTGAATATGTCAGTGCCAATCCAACGGGACCTTTGCACATTGGACATGCAAGAGGGGCGGTATATGGAGATTGTTTGGGGCGTTTGGGGAAGTTTCTAGGCTATGAGATTGTGAGTGAGTATTATGTCAATGATGCAGGGGCACAAATCTCTATGCTTGGGAACTCGATTTTACTTGCTGGGCAAGAAGAGATTCTTAAGATCCCTGTTGAGTATCCTGAGCAATATTACAAGGGGGAATATATCGTAGAAGTCGCCCATAAGGCGTTCAAGCAGTTTGGGGAAGAGGTGTTTAGGCAGGGTGATGTTGCAAAGCTTGCGGAGTTTGGTAAGGATTTGATGCTCCAAGAAATCAAACAAAATCTTGCTTCTGTTGATATTAGTTTTGATTCTTTTGTGAGTGAGAAGCACCTGTATGCCCGATGGGAGAGTGTCTTGGAAGAGCTTATAAAGAATCAAGGCATTTATGAAGATGATGGTAAGCTTTGGCTCCAATCTACCAAACACGATGATGAAAAAGATCGCGTTGTGGTGAGAGAAAATGGGGAGCCCACTTATCTAGCAGGGGACATCATCTATCATCAAGATAAGTTTTTGAGAGATTTTGCACATTACATCAATATTTGGGGGGCAGATCATCACGGCTATATTGCAAGAGTGAAATCAGCAATAGAGTTTTTGGGTTTTGATTCTTCTAAGCTTGAGATTTTGCTGTCGCAAATGGTGAAGCTTCTACAAAATGGCGAACCTTACAAAATGAGCAAGAGGGCGGGGAATTTTATTTTGATGCAAGATGTAGTCGATGAGATTGGGAGCGACGCCCTAAGGTTTGTTTTCCTTTGCAAAAAAATGGACACTTCATTGGAGTTTGACATCGATGATTTCAAAAAGCAAGATTCTTCTAATCCGATTTTTTATATCCATTATGCGAATGCAAGGATTTATAGTTTGCTTGAAAAAAGCACACAAACTCTAGAAGAGATTACAAAAACAGAAGTCAGTGAGTTGGATTTGGAGCTTGAGGAATTGGTTTTTGTTGCTTCTCAAATCCCAAGTGTGATTGCTAACGCTTTTGATGAACGCTCGATGGTCAAGATATGCGATTATCTCAAGAATCTATCTTCTATTTTTCACGCATTTTATAATGCCCATAGGGTGATAGGACAACAAAATGAAGCCTCGATCCTCAAAGTCTTGCTCTGCGTGTCTTGTGCGATTGAAAAAGGTTTGGAAGTGCTTGGGATCAAAGCAAAAAGGGCGATGTAG
- a CDS encoding ABC transporter ATP-binding protein: MLRFFKTFLPYMKGYYVLFFVAILGGIASALCTAGISYLVKPMLDDIFINKDMAMLKILPFLLVLLYCGKALGALVQTYFMGYVGEDIIRSMRDKMLEKMLELDLMFFNKKRNGELMARITNDIGLIRSAVSTTFADLIRESITAVALIGVVIYQSPKLALIALVIVPLIVIPISIISKHLKRLARKSQEKNADITSRLSEIFNNIEVIKGSGGEAIESQRFKDENQKFFKLNIKAFLINQINNPVMEVLGACMLGSVIVVGGHSVILGEMSAGSFFSFNTALFMAYTPIKRLMNSIVGMQVALVANERIGEIMSEKPKIVDGDLGFQDQIQSIQFQNVSFAYEQESVLHNISLQIHNNEIIALVGKSGSGKSTLVSLLLRLYDPKEGKILINQEENKRFKLKDLRQHFALVNQRIFIFNDSIVSNVAYGKEVDEERVIWALKKALIWDFIQTLPDGIYTKLDEFGANLSGGQRQRIAIARALYRDPQVLILDEATSALDIKTEEAFKDIIQSIAKDRIVIIIAHRPSTIELAHKVYTLEEGRLIV; the protein is encoded by the coding sequence GTGCTGAGGTTTTTCAAGACATTTTTGCCTTATATGAAGGGCTATTATGTTTTGTTTTTTGTTGCGATTCTTGGAGGGATTGCAAGTGCATTATGCACGGCTGGGATTAGCTATCTAGTGAAGCCGATGTTAGATGATATTTTCATCAACAAAGATATGGCGATGCTCAAAATTTTGCCATTTCTTTTGGTGCTTCTTTATTGTGGGAAAGCGTTGGGTGCATTGGTGCAGACTTATTTTATGGGCTATGTTGGCGAAGACATTATCCGAAGTATGCGTGATAAAATGCTTGAAAAAATGCTTGAATTGGATTTGATGTTTTTCAACAAAAAACGCAATGGTGAGTTGATGGCACGAATCACCAATGACATTGGGTTGATCAGAAGTGCTGTTTCAACAACTTTTGCTGATTTGATACGCGAGAGTATCACGGCTGTAGCCTTGATAGGTGTTGTGATTTATCAAAGCCCCAAATTAGCTTTGATTGCTTTGGTGATTGTCCCTTTGATTGTTATCCCTATCAGCATTATTTCCAAACATCTCAAACGACTTGCGCGTAAATCTCAAGAGAAAAACGCAGACATCACTTCTAGGTTGAGCGAGATTTTCAACAATATCGAAGTGATTAAGGGGAGCGGTGGAGAGGCAATAGAGAGCCAGAGATTCAAAGATGAGAATCAAAAATTTTTCAAACTCAATATCAAAGCCTTTTTGATCAATCAAATCAACAATCCTGTGATGGAGGTCCTTGGAGCTTGTATGCTCGGAAGCGTGATTGTCGTGGGTGGGCATAGTGTGATTTTGGGAGAAATGAGTGCAGGAAGCTTTTTTTCTTTCAATACGGCTTTGTTTATGGCTTATACGCCTATCAAGCGTTTGATGAATTCTATTGTGGGAATGCAGGTGGCACTTGTGGCAAACGAGCGTATTGGTGAGATTATGTCAGAAAAGCCCAAAATTGTTGATGGGGATTTGGGCTTTCAAGATCAGATTCAGAGTATTCAGTTTCAAAATGTGAGTTTTGCTTATGAGCAAGAGAGTGTTTTGCATAATATTTCTTTGCAAATCCACAATAATGAAATCATCGCTCTAGTGGGGAAAAGTGGGAGTGGGAAAAGCACCCTTGTGTCTCTTTTGTTGAGGCTTTATGATCCAAAAGAGGGGAAGATCCTTATCAATCAAGAGGAGAACAAAAGGTTTAAACTCAAAGATTTGCGACAGCATTTTGCACTCGTCAATCAACGCATTTTTATTTTCAATGATAGCATTGTGAGCAATGTCGCTTATGGCAAAGAAGTTGATGAAGAACGCGTAATTTGGGCTTTGAAAAAGGCTCTGATTTGGGATTTTATCCAAACCCTGCCTGATGGAATCTATACAAAACTCGATGAGTTTGGAGCCAATTTAAGCGGAGGACAAAGACAGAGGATCGCTATTGCTAGGGCGTTGTATCGTGATCCGCAGGTATTGATTTTGGATGAAGCAACAAGTGCGTTGGACATCAAAACCGAAGAGGCATTCAAAGACATCATTCAATCCATCGCCAAAGATCGCATTGTGATTATCATCGCACATCGTCCAAGTACGATCGAGTTGGCACATAAAGTTTATACCCTTGAAGAAGGCAGATTGATAGTGTGA